The stretch of DNA CCAAACTGGCGCGCGTGGAGGGCATCGTGATCCTCGAAGCCATCATCGATCCCGCGGGAAACGTCACCCACGTTCGGGTGCTGCGCTCCCGGCCCCTTCTCGATGAGTCGGCCATCGACGCCGTCAAGCAATGGAAGTACGAGCCTACACTACTGAACGGTGTCCCGGTTCCGATCGTGATGACGGTGACGGTGACGTTCCAGTTGAGTAATTGACGCACGTTCTGAGGACTTTCCCGGCCGCCTATCAGCGACTGCCAGGTCGTTTGCCGCGAAGAGATTAGGTCTCGAGATGAGGCCGACCCGCCTAACGAGTGATCTGATAAGTTAGCCGCTCTGTTTGGCTGCGGTCACTTACTCGGTTTCAAAGGACTAAATCGTCATGCATGAAAAGAATCAATCCATGTTGTTCGTTCTCTTCTCAACGGTTCTGATCATGGGCGCCAAGCTCGCCTTCGCTCAGGACTTCAGCGATGTGGAGATCAAGATTCATCCGGTCGCCGGTCAGGTGTATTACCTCGAGGGACAGGGAGGGAACATCGGACTCTTCATTGGCAACGACGGTGTGTTTC from Vicinamibacteria bacterium encodes:
- a CDS encoding energy transducer TonB; its protein translation is GLDIGGAGVEGGVPEGVIVGIVGGLPQMPSVPPPQEPVRVGQGLRSPSKTRHVAPIYPEIAKLARVEGIVILEAIIDPAGNVTHVRVLRSRPLLDESAIDAVKQWKYEPTLLNGVPVPIVMTVTVTFQLSN